In Brassica rapa cultivar Chiifu-401-42 chromosome A06, CAAS_Brap_v3.01, whole genome shotgun sequence, a single window of DNA contains:
- the LOC117126093 gene encoding uncharacterized protein LOC117126093 produces MEFDKRAVHDGFTNRHSFDHKGKKITLVPLTPLEVHQDQIQLKRNRDKEPKQDEPESSQRNSNFYIKQSQVKRSLYSEKPFLLLVYKESLMASSSDLAPEIPSELLDVLQKYSDVFPDENPKGLPPVRGIEHQIDLVPGASLPNRPAYRTNPVETKELQKQIGDLLKKGYIRESLSPCAVPVLLVPKRDGSWRICCVRRRELHSSVPEVAE; encoded by the exons ATGGAATTTGATAAGAGAGCCGTGCATGATGGCTTCACAAACCGACACTCCTTTGATCATAAAGGGAAGAAGATCACGCTTGTTCCTTTGACACCTTTGGAGGTTCATCAAGATCAGATCCAGCTCAAGAGGAACCGTGACAAGGAACCCAAGCAAGATGAACCTGAATCATCCCAACGGAACTCCAATTTCTATATCAAACAAAGTCAGGTCAAGAGATCTCTTTACTCTGAAAAGCCATTTCTTTTACTTGTGTACAAAGAATCTcttatggcttcttcttctgaccttgcaccggagattccgAGTGAACTTTTAGATGTTTTGCAGAAGTATTCTGATGTTTTTCCAGATGAGAATCCTAAGGGATTGCCACCAGTACgaggcattgagcatcagatcgacCTTGTTCCTGGCGCGTCTCTACCAAACCGGCCAGCTTACCGTACCAATCCGGTGGAGACCAAGGAACTTCAGAAACAGATTGGTGACCTTCTTAAAAAAGGCTACATCCGAGAAAGCCTCAGTCCTTGTGCCGTTCCTGTCCTTCTTGTGCCCAAAAGGGATGGTTcttggcgcat atgctgcgtccgtcgaagagaatTGCATTCCagtgttccggaggttgccgaatga